Sequence from the Montipora foliosa isolate CH-2021 chromosome 12, ASM3666993v2, whole genome shotgun sequence genome:
TTCTCTCTTTTCTCTGATAAGTTTTTCGCCAGaaactctggttttcccctctcctcaaaaaccaacactgtcAAACTCTAATTCGATTTACAATGCATGGACACATGTTGAACAATctcctgagcgctcttaaggtgttccgtgggtaaacaaattccatttccattGAGTTCAAAGCAGTCAAGACGTCTGGAAATGACTTGATCGATCACCTCTTAATTTCAGACATTAAATGCAGCTCAGACTTCCTTTGACGTCGTTCAATAAAACTTGAAAGAGGTTGAAAGCAGTCAGCGAATGTTTCCGAGATCTAGCTCTAAATGAAAACGGAATTTTAAGCTTTGAGAGAAATTTCTACATAGAAAATAATGAAACTTTTAAGATGACATATATTTCATAAGGTTTGAAGTTTCAAATGTGGTCAAATAAGATATGGATATTAAATTGAAGTGATGCTTTGGATCTGTGCATTTTAACTACAGTTACTGTTGTAATTCCTTACCTGAAAATATCTGGTTGTCGCTGTAACATCATGACCAAGAAATTTACATATACTATGTACTTGAAGAATCTTTCCCCTACAAAACAGGTGAGTGCAAGAAGTCTACAAAAGACAAGCACAGCAAGAAAATGGATTAAAAACTCATACTTTGATATCAATTAATACAGTAGATTGATTACAAATGAGCGACTGCAGTGaattgttgtcagtggttttgttaTACTTGGGCATTCGTTGGATCCTCGTGCTATGCATTGTAAAGCTTATTCATCGGTGTGACAGGAAGCAGAAGAATTTTGTGTGGAGCGTTTGGCGGTTTTTTCCCTCCCTTCACCCCCACCCTGCCCCTCTTCTTTCCACTGATTATCAGTGTGCTGGGGTGCCTGTCTTCTTGGGAATCATGGCTGGTTTCgtaggttttgccagccatcggtgcagtcccTATCTTGGAACTGGCTACCAATAGTGGAAGAGCTCTAGGAATTgtctcaggcacccaacctccacttaGCAACGCAGTTGTTAAttataatgtaaataataacCTTCAGTCAATTTCATGCAAAGAACAAGTCTGCTCAGTAAAATTACTGTAAAGTTAGACAAAATTATGGTCACTTGACAAAAATATTTAAGAAGACGTTTCAAAATTGTCTGAAACGTGGGAATTTACAGGAACACAATCATATTGGTGATGTTAAAATACATTGTCAAGTAGATTACAAAGTCTAACATATGCATACATACCTGCAATAATTCTCAATTTATAATTCAGAAAAGTCTGGAAATCACATCTTTGGTCAAAAAGTTTCCTCTTTCATTGAGAGATTTTATCACAGTGACTACAGAAGAGACAAGAATTAAACCATCCTCCTTTAAGTTGTCATGCTCAATTAATTAGTATGTACATaatgaatttattattttaagctGCACATCTAATTCCAAAGctaagaaggaatttcttttaaaaatacccCTTAGAGCCACAAAGAACAATCTATAGAAGATTAAAGAAAAGCCATGTACTTCACAATGTATTTAACTGCTGTGCACATGCAAGAATGGAATTTTCGATTTTACATTGAGAAATGATTTGCAGCCAGCCTAGCACGAAATACAGTGATGCCAACctctggagatctaaaatctggagattaaTTTCATCCAGACCCCAATATCCCCCTCACCCTACCCTCCATGATCAACTGACCCACTTCTAGCCCACAATTTAAATGAGTCCTTCTAGGTCACAATTttgagtcctgatttaccatgaagcatgtaaatacattggatgggcctaattattagctttataattatttaaatttccacataatccggtgtaatttctgcataatcaacgCACATTTACGCATAATTctgccaaaaatttccgcataatctttcatttttttccacgTCCTACCACAAGCCCAGTATCTGATCGACGAGTTCgggctggacaatctgtgaGCCAGCCAGTCATGTGAGCCATGCAAGCCTCGCAAGCGGCATTTACACTGTAAGTCatagcacccatttcaaatagccgCGCTGATAAATAGTATTTGtataagaacccattttaaaatggttagctttcaataaatgtgTGACTCACATGTTGACTCACATAGCTCACCATGTTAATGGCTTCCATGACTCGCAGCGATGGCTTGCATAGCTagcatggctcgcagccatggctcgcatgactcgctggCTCCCCCATGGTCCTCACTCGACAAGTTTTTCATGGTAAGTGAGgaaattgttgtttgttttttgaagGTAAATAGCCTGAAATAGCCTAAACATTTCTAGACATCTTGGTACTCAATAGAAATATCTGTAGTAATTAAATTAAGTTTTGAGTAAATCTTTCAGTTTTGTGTGGATTTTGCTAAATTTTTCGAATTGCGTGTTACTGTGCTGGTTTGACTGAATTTTGCGGTCGTTCACTAGCGTACCCTGTTAGAAGGCCTGACAAAATGGAACATGCTCcagtatatatacatataccaGCAATAACTATCTAAGTTACTTCAAAAGATCTGGGTATCCCATATTTAGTTAAGAAGTTTCCTCtttcaagaaaatgaaaccGAAAATACACATAAACAACTATGTACAGCAGAGACAAGAATGCATTGAACCTTAATTAAGATGTCTTGCTCAATGATTTAAAACATTTACAAAGAGATTTGGTGATGGTTTTAAAGAAAAGTGAAAGAGGTTTAATTGAGAACTATTAATTAATACTGATGAATTCACCTAAATTCTCAGCTGTAGAAATCAACCTTCAGTTGGTGGCACTGCTGCATTCTTCTCAATCCTTTTCTTCTAATTCCCAAAACAACCCTAAAAAACACACTTGTTGATAAGCAAGTCTAACTCAAGACCAGAAAATCATTTAGTTTGGTAGTACTTCCGGAATTGTACTGCCTCTTGGCAGTTTTTGAAACAAGCCCAGCCATATACATGCAATTACATTTCCTTTTACAATTAATTCCGCTTTCTCCGTACAAAGGCATATTTTATCATAATATCAATTTTGGAGGACAATTGGTTGAAACCATGGTGAAGGCAGTCTCAGTCTGGAACAACAACACGAagattcattaaaaagaaatacaaacGCACAGAAGTTGTTGAAATTTGTTAGTTAAATAAACGCCTTACATTGCACAAAATGTTATGGAAAGCTCTTAATTAAAGGCCTTTACATTCAagctatgtcacgcgtgaccagttgttttgaaatttgaaccaagTATTCACTTTGCTCTCGTGGACATTCTGAATTCCCGTAGatatttgttctttgttataCATAAAAAATGGTTAGCCATCAACTTTCGTTTTATTATAAGATAAAAGGTGTTTTAACACAGAAAGCAATTTGAAGTGTTTGATGAATTGTTGTTaagttattgtgcatttttcgtaGCAACgttcagaaaaatcttcaagattccattcaaatctcggAAGCTCCAAAGAGGAATTCGAATGTTCGTTCAGTCTTGTGGATACTCATGATCACGCGTCACATAGCTTGACTCTAAAcgaaaatgaaagtgaaagtactgaaaaagatattttccaAGTTGCACTCAAGCATCATCCCTATCATCGATGCATCGTGAATCAGGCGATACTAAAttactgtgaaatgtttcactTCTAGTAAACGAGGCCATGGTAAAGTGATCTCCAAACAGATAATCATTCCACAAAGCACGTTGTGGCCGAAGCAAACTGAACAGTACTGAATTAAAGGCGACCAAGGAGAGATCTTATCCCCCGAAAAGTGACTTATCGTTATACTGTAAGTTACCTCCCCAGCTGGGGAAATAATTCCGCCTTTTTCTGCAATCAGCTGTTACCAATGCAAACTTCCTGCAATACTACCACAGATCAAATCTAACCAGCTAAAAATAGCGTAGCACAAATTGCCCAATACTCAGTACTTAGATACTTGGCTTTATGGCTGAATCATTTAGATTATGTATTAAATTGAATATAAGAACACAAACCTTCATCAAGCTGCAGCTTCTCACGAAAAATAAACGTCCAAACTCCTTTCGCGAGCTCTGTAAAACGCTTGTGGAATCAACAGGAAGATTAAAGCCGAATCCAGACAGTGGGGTGGATGACGTTAGAAAAGGAGCTTTTCAGCTGGGGTGGGGTGAGAGGGTGGAAAGATTTTGCAAAGTAATGGAGTAAACCTTTTTGTGACGGAAAAATTTCTATCTCGATCATCTTGACTTGTCTCATagtatttctttcattttaaagCATTGGCAAGGAAGGATAAATCGTTATGGATCGCCTCCATTCCTCCCCTCCTATCTCTACTAAGGTAttttgatatttaacaattattcgccgcaggcgaagtgattatcggtgaatatgtGAATaagtgattatacaaaatcaataagtgattatacaaaatcgcgcgctctcattggctcgctatctcggattatctgccgataatcacctcgacggacaaaatggctgtcagtagtcgttttgccactgtaagtgaagatgatttcgcgttgaaatgtttttttttttctcttttttgaactaatcacctgtgtatttatactaaaacaattattcgcctcaggctcagtgattgtAGGTGAATATTCGACTCGGCTTTCcacagaggcttgtgaccgggcagtcaacaacggaaactcccAAGGTGGTTTCActctcaactctgattggtccatttgaatttgaccgcgcgctggcaaccacaggcggcccagagtcggaaggtaaacaattataaggatttgtatgggaatcttgataacagactgaaaaagacatttatccgcaaaagttctcaataaaaaagccgtactttattgtcatggtgaatttcttgctttttgtgtggttttttgcctgattgaatgcgatttaagcgacttctcaaattcccgagtcgtcactcttccctaaataaaggaaaggctggcaactcatttctaacttacctcagatctcgccgaaaaaattcacacttctccggcatcagtcacgctcaaactccggcgatggctacacggataaatttacttccccttgaccaagtttcaaggtccagcgagtatccatcgctgagaaaatgcgaaaaatattcaaattttcaaactcctccgaggctcgctaacaaccaattttgacacggctagTCAACGGTTCaccgagcctccatacggtgagcgcaaacctacgcaagtgtacccatagttgggcagagcaaaacaaatcccagactcgtccccaaatacctgcctggggtcatgttcgagtttctaaatcggcgaacgatattaaaagttccacactgaaaccttaaacacagctcccatcgctttggttgccccaccgcatgttataaatccggattttcatcgaactccgtaagtactcgggaatttgagaagtcgcttaaatcgcattcaatcaggcaaaaaaccacacaaaaagcaagaaattcaccatgacaataaagtacggcttttttattgagaacttttgcgggtaaatgtctttttcagtctgttatcaagattcccatacaaatccttataattgtttaccttccgactctgggccgcctgtgtggcaacacgaccgttgttgacttgtgaccgggcagtcaacaacggtcacaaagcctctgaggaaagccgaataggtgaattttaaggcaaagttttcgttcgtcacgagtctttcggccgccgaaacacacgtatttggagtgaaatttattgggctttatggaactgttgtttttattgcgattcgggacttttcctgttgaggagaaaacgatttgtggagtgaggtctggtcagcgatggatggagtggtcggccttcctattatttcagtaacggctttccggatgacttcactaaacggcgtcagaatggctcgaaactcggcaaaagagacaagttcgtcacacatttgaggtaggaaaactttatttcaaacgagatagttatttacacaattttttttacgatcggtgattttcccacaCAATTCTCtgtatacacaaactgtcgcatacaccacgtattttcagcttggggagcctgtgatcGGTCGTAatacagtgtagatagctgttcctactgtaaacagtgtagatagctgttcctactgtagacaatgtagatagctgttcctactgtagacagtgtagatagctgtttctactgtagacaatgtagatagccgTTCCTACTGTTAACAGTGTAGATAgttgttcccattgtagacagtgtatataactgttcctactgtagacagtgtagatagctgttccccttgtagatagtgtagatagctgttcctactgtagacagtgtaggtagctgttcctattgtagataatgtagatagctgttcccattgtagacagtgtaaaTAGCTGTTCCCACTGTAGACagtgttcctactgtagacagtgtagatagctgttcccattgtagacagtgtagataactgttcctactgtagacaatgtagaattagctgttcctactgtagacactgtagatagttGTTTCTATGTAGACAGTTCATTTTAGTGTACATGAGGAGTAGCTTACACTTTCCTTTAACTCATTTGCATATATTCGTGATAGCGTATCATGAAATTACGACCCCTGtgatccaacaacacgactgcgacactgcggcagcagtgattttagggtccatttcttgtgggcgggtatcggcaggtacaaaacgcaggtcacaggtcgcagggcacagggcacagaaAATTTTCATATGTTTGGCATCGACCACGCTTTCCGGTCTTGTTCTTAGAGTAAAACCAGTAAATGATGAAATTGGAACTGGAGGAGTTCCTTATCTCATTCGCATGGAGACCTGGAAACGAGGGTTTGTCTTCGTTCAACGCGAAGGGAGTTGGAACGAGGCTCTGACAGGAGAATGGAACGGAAAAATAGCCAGCAATATGGCGGAAGAGTACAGTTTTGAGGTATGAAGACAGCACTTGCTGACAACTTATTTTGTTCTCAGTTCCACTGAAGAACTGGAAAATTGCCTAGTGAATTATCAACACACGTCTGCTTTGCTAACTACGGACTGAACTGCAATCGTGAGTTGACGATTTCGGTTCGTGGCTGCGTACATTGATGTTTTAGTTGTCATAAAGTTGAGTGATGGTATTTCATGGGAGGGTTCTAGTCGTGGTTATGAAATAGTGACACTTTTTAGACCGTTTGCATAATTCGAAAGGTTTCAATATACTACTAGAATCTTCAAAACCTAACGTACTTGATAGGTATTTCTGTTGACAGTCGATGCATCAGGACCAAACTCTTGTTCCATTTTAATACCTGAATGAAATCAACGTGTTTAGGAGATGAACTACGGCTTTGatcatttctgttttctttttgtttctgttttttattctACAGGAAACTGATTACAAGGAAATCGACTCAGAGGGACCCTCCTGGAGGTTTCtccctcacctttgctgggatACTTTGGTATGTCTTTTATTAAGCTTTCTAAGCTTGCTATCAACAATAAACGGCCACGCATGTGGCCAATATATGCCCCTTGGGTGTGTGGAGTTTCACTACTTTGCAAACCGAGATCAACCAATGCAGCACGTCGTCCCATACGTCCCATTGTTGTATTTATGCACGAgggaaaagattcagaaaaaaaAGCACCACTCACAACAAGGAAAGAAATTTATATTCTTGAATCACCTTAGACTTCCTTACATTGTATGGTTGACTATCAACGTACTTTTAACAAATTGTCAAGAAACATGCCAAAATGAAAATACACCTTGCTTGGTTGTGCCCTACATAACCTGCAATATCTGTaagtttcatgaaaataaactccttggatGAAGTTAGGTTAGATACTAAATTTgaaacatttacatttttagcATTCGGTCATTATCATAATATCAACACTTCTAACAAAACTCTCGACGGACATTTCTGTACCAAAACACCAAATTCCCGAGATAAATGGCGCTTGTGAACTTCGCTCATCTGCTCACTGATAGGCTCGGCGATTGTTATATTTCTTGGTAGGATCTTGTCACACTTCGCCAGTACACACGTTTTTCTGACATGGTAATACACACTTTCTGAATCCCGGCTGACCTGAAGTGAGATTTTCATAACCCATAATTAGTAATTAGTAATTGTCTTCTCGCTTTTAAGTTATTGTAAGAGTAGTTGTGTTATTGAAACACATTATTGAAAGGCCTGACTTACTGGTCTTTACTAAGTAGCATTTCATTATATCGTTGATCAAACAGGGTACCAACCTTAAGTTGAATCATTCCCTTCTTCTGATAGACCCTTCTTTCTCGATGCTTGAGTATCAAATCGTATGGTGCAGGAGGTGGTGCGTCACTAGGCTTCTTCCTTAACTGCAAGACAATATTTATTAGAGATTATTAAAGCTTACCTTCCCATACCGGTATACTGAGCCTGTGATTAAAATGTTACTGTTTAAATTAAAGACCGATGCATTGGCCTACAAGTCGTTTTCATTTTGAAGACTCTCGTAGTTATCTCTTAAAACCGTCTCTATATGTCTTTAAGGCGTAACTACTATTACCTTTGATCCACAGCCATAGCAAGTCAACGCCTTAGTGTCCTTTACAAAGACAACCTCATACTCGTCACGTGGAATGGCTGGCGTCACTGATGGAACTCTCTCGGAAAATCCTGCGGTGGATCGTTCCTCTGTGTGCGTTTTTCTGGTtcttttcttgcctttttcgttttctttacGACCTGCTCCACTTGGCATACTCTTCTGTAGTTGGCGAGTGATGTTTGGTGTCCACTTACAAAGTACTCGTTGTAAGGAGCCCATCTGGAACGATACTGCGAGTACGTGCGCGCAGAGACTCTTGTGCTTGAACCCTTCGCAATCACAAACTGGCAATTTCCCATCAGTGACCCTAACAAGATGAAGACTATCACTTGTAGTGGACATGACCACTTTATTCGTCTTACTACCAGGAGCTTGTCCTACACCGTCCTCTTTCAAGATCACCTCAGCATTTCGCCATGAAGCTTTGAACATTTCTGGAAGGCCACTCTCATCAAAATTACCCAAAACGGCTGTTTCCTCATCCATAGGCAATTCCGTTTCCTCGTCGACAGCTGTTTGGATCAAGGGGGTGATCTTTTTAAGGTGCTCCTTCTTCTCCTTTTCGGACATTTTAATCCATTCCTCTGCAGTCTTCTTTAAGTGTTGAAACTCTGGTGCAAGTCTGTATGGGCCTTCGTCAATAACAGCTCTCTCGACGTTCCTCGCTGCTCTTTCGCACATTTCGACATATTCATCTGTGGCCTGAGACAAAGTGCTCTTCAAGATGGGTTTGCCAGATAGGGTGTCATCTGTGCGATTCTGCTCAATCTGTAGTTTGTACTGGAAATGAAGTGATTCTGAAGCGTTGTTAAAGTAAAGGTTGTCCCCAATTCCAGCCGCCTTCCTGACGGAAGTTATTATGCCTCCTCTCATGTTGTCTGCTACACAAGTTGTAAAATACTTTGCAAACCCAGGTTCAGCACCCACCTTCTCCATGACCTCCAAAGAATCCCATCTGCGTTGGGCCTCGAGCAACTTGCAGTCAAATCCTTCAGGACTGTCACTATCAATCAAACCCTTCATCATTCGCTTGTCGTCGCCGAAAATGTCTTTTAGGATTTCCCCTTTAAGTCCCTCGGTTAATTGAAGGCTTGCAAGCTTTGCGTCTACATTGTCCCGTACGTGCTTGGTACAAGGTAAGAACCTTGAAATGGGGAATACTCGAGCAAGACCGTTTTCTTGTGATTTGCTGCGATCAAGACCAATGAAAAGGACGCCTTCTATTTTAGGCTGCTTTTCGATCAAGGTGTGGCCAAAATACACAAACTGACTCTCGTCTTGTTTGACGTGTAGCATTGCTGGACCTGGTAGGTAGGGAGCTGTCCCAGTTGACCGGCTCTCCAGCTTAATGTGAGGATACACTGTGCTTGTCACATAAAAGTCTCCAACATTATATGTGGTGTCAATGGAGAATACGCCAAACTTTTCCGGATTGCAGCAATTGTTGACAACATCTTGAAGGAGTCCCTTTGATGCAATAACTGCTCGTGGGCATGGAGTCCACTGAATGTTTTGAATCCACGTGCTGTTGCGACTTTTCTCGAGAAAATTGGCCAACTCGTCTCTGTCTGTTTTTTGCCGTAGTTTAGACCTCTCGTACTTGACTTGCCTACTATTTCTCGGAAGATCTGACACTGCTTTAATTGCAAACATTCCTCTAGCATCTTGGAAAGCTTGATCATAAATTTTGCTTGGACCTTGGCAGGAGCGGACTCTCTTGCTGATGTTGCTTTTGGTACTGCGTGAAGTTGGGTAAAAACGCTTGCCTCCTTTCGCATTTCCATATTTCTTTGGGGACACGTTATGGGGCTCATCCTCAAAGAAGTACTGCATCATACCCAGAGGCTCTACTTCATTTTTCCAATTGATTACCTCGACCGTCTTTCGCTTGAAATCTTTGTGCTTCCTGTGAG
This genomic interval carries:
- the LOC137980842 gene encoding uncharacterized protein, producing MKLELEEFLISFVSLETWKRGFVFVQREGSWNEALTEEWNGKIASNMAEEYSFEETDYKEIDSEVSSCSETEIVSLYKDDVTTPYYEKGVTSYSGPELLDILVLNVDDARVSINRPLAVQENAIFVIYRTCLKSSDDWLQDDHGSFENKCHSGLIVTTSDEDGVFTERLPRRKQERPLLEQGQYLVKTTYWTHRKHKDFKRKTVEVINWKNEVEPLGMMQYFFEDEPHNVSPKKYGNAKGGKRFYPTSRSTKSNISKRVRSCQGPSKIYDQAFQDARGMFAIKAVSDLPRNSRQVKYERSKLRQKTDRDELANFLEKSRNSTWIQNIQWTPCPRAVIASKGLLQDVVNNCCNPEKFGVFSIDTTYNVGDFYVTSTVYPHIKLESRSTGTAPYLPGPAMLHVKQDESQFVYFGHTLIEKQPKIEGVLFIGLDRSKSQENGLARVFPISRFLPCTKHVRDNVDAKLASLQLTEGLKGEILKDIFGDDKRMMKGLIDSDSPEGFDCKLLEAQRRWDSLEVMEKVGAEPGFAKYFTTCVADNMRGGIITSVRKAAGIGDNLYFNNASESLHFQYKLQIEQNRTDDTLSGKPILKSTLSQATDEYVEMCERAARNVERAVIDEGPYRLAPEFQHLKKTAEEWIKMSEKEKKEHLKKITPLIQTAVDEETELPMDEETAVLGNFDESGLPEMFKASWRNAEVILKEDGVGQAPGSKTNKVVMSTTSDSLHLVRVTDGKLPVCDCEGFKHKSLCAHVLAVSFQMGSLQRVLCKWTPNITRQLQKSMPSGAGRKENEKGKKRTRKTHTEERSTAGFSERVPSVTPAIPRDEYEVVFVKDTKALTCYGCGSKLRKKPSDAPPPAPYDLILKHRERRVYQKKGMIQLKVGTLFDQRYNEMLLSKDQSAGIQKVCITMSEKRVYWRSVTRSYQEI